From one Candidatus Anoxymicrobium japonicum genomic stretch:
- a CDS encoding type VI secretion protein, with translation VSGGASITIDGGITVQCPGTITVQASKKSFGGPTSQNAQLPTFPEGVCIECLKRRAAQRTAFMNMGA, from the coding sequence GTGTCAGGCGGGGCGAGTATCACCATTGATGGCGGCATTACCGTGCAGTGTCCGGGGACGATTACGGTGCAGGCGAGTAAGAAATCGTTTGGGGGGCCGACGAGTCAGAATGCCCAATTGCCAACCTTCCCCGAGGGCGTTTGCATTGAATGTCTAAAGCGGCGTGCTGCTCAACGCACAGCATTCATGAACATGGGCGCCTAG